AGTACGATGGTGTCAAAATTTCTTACAATAagtacataaaaataaaataaaatccaagatttatatttaaaaagtttttttaTATGACGGTTTTGTTGAATGTGTTAGATAAATACTACCAAACACAATATGAATGAGATGTGTAACAAATGTTTCTTGTtagagtattggtataaacccaaaTCATAACAATTTTGTTTTTATAATCGTTTTTGTATAACTATTCATCAATTTTAGCCATCAATCTTATCAAACAAATACATTTTATTTAGCACAAAACAAAacagaaagggtaaaatggtagttTTCAACAGTAAACACAACTAATAAGATGCGTAATTAAACAACATGACTTCATACAGTCACAAGCGCTACCAAACCCTGACTCAGTTTGAGCTGATTCAAtcagcaactatcaaataatCTCCATAAGCACTCAAATGCGACTTGaacactcatataacaaataaaagtttaTCTAATCAATTCCTAGAATTGCccttaaaaacatatttatatttttcttaacaattgtcattttatgtaatttacaCATTTCAAAAACTTTCTATTACTTTTGTCAAAttcttatataataaataaaatctaGAGGTTTACCGACTAATTTTGTCAAACACACTACAAACTCTCAAAGACAACTCAAACACCCTTTCTCGTGTAATCCACAATTTTATACATAATAAATCAATTTTTTAATAAACATTGACAAATTACAATTgacaaaatgattataaaacattaCAATTTTAGGCCACTAGCCATTCCCCAATATTCTATACAACAATATCATTTTGgaagtattttgaaaaataaatcaaaacaaGAGCACAAATGTATAATATCTTGCACGTAAATGGAAATACTTTCATAAACATCCAAGAAAGACCTTTTGTTTTAATGgaagaaatcaaagaaaaattgaTACTTTGATAAAATTCAACGGTCAGGATGACTTCCTGACAACTGCTGGTCCAGCTAATCTAGAAGCAGAAGGCAACACCTTCGTCGTCTTCCGCcttcaatttttatttattacCGCTTCAATGTCCATCACATCTCCGTACTCCTCCTCTTCAATGGCGACACCGCCTTCTTTGCCGTATTTCAATCCTTATCATCGTTTCCGTTACTCCACTTTCTCGCGCACACATACACGCACTTGAGGTGTAACGAAACGCATTTGCTGCTTCTAAAGCTCACAATAATGTGAATTCGGTCCAAACTTataccatttttagggtttaggtttccAGTTTCTAAATTTTGAGTTTAAAAACGGAATATTTGGTTAGGATATAGTCGATTTTGGAATTTGAATACTTCAGCGTGCAGTTCCTATTTGTTAGGGTTTTTTCGGAGGTTTATTGGTGTGAATTATTGAAAAATTTGGGGTTTTGTGATTGTTGAACAAATGTTTTGATTAAATATGCCAAGTATCAGAGCTCCAGCGACTAAGAAAGCTACAACTCTCACTGTAAGTATATTTGATCATTGAAATTGGAGTTTCTGATTCTATGTTAATTGTAGCTTATACAGAGCTGTTGTTTATAGGTTGCTGTAAAGTGTAGGCCATTAACGGAGAAAGAGCGAGGTCGTGATATAGTACGAGTGAACAACAATAAGGTGTCTCTTTACTCTTCTCTTAGAGAATATTCTTCAGTAGAAGCTTTACATTTTGTTGATCGTGTTTCTTGAATTATGTTGTAATGCTTTCTTCTCAGGAGGTGGTTATTTTGGATCCTGATTTGTCAAAGGACTACCTAGATAGGATACAGAATCGAACAAAAGAGAGAAGATATGCTTTTGATCATGCATTTCCCCCAGACTCTACAAATTCGGTATGTGGTGGATAGTTTATATAGGTTACTTGTTATAAGATTAAGCATCAGAAGTGGTTTGGAGATTACTATTTCTGATATTTTGATAAACTTGTAACAGTATAAACTTGAAAATATCATATTCTCAAGTTTCTATCACCTTGTCAATAGTGTAAACTGTAAAGAACATGTTCTGAAGTTTTACTATTTTTGGAGTtggaatgaaaaaaaatataagttAAGATGAAGCTCCACAACATTCACATGATACAACTTCCatttcttgttcatgttcataGATTTAGTTGCTTGAAGTTGTTAGCACTAAAACATGTTATTTCCTACTTTCTATTGGCTTCAAGATATTTTATTCAATGTATGTGTCTTCAATTTGTTATGAAAATGGGTATAATTTAAAAGTTGTGCTATATGCAGGATGTGTATGAGAGAAGTATATCTTCCACAATCTCTGGAGTAGTTCATGGCCTAAATGCCACTGTGTTTGCATATGGTTCAACTGGaaggtaaaataaataaatttgagTATTATCTTATGTGAAATTGTATGAATAAGttaatgaaatgaaaaaaaaatcctaCTCTATACAATgtgtaacattttttttaatatattctcTTATAATTCCAGTGGGAAAACATATACAATGGTAGGAACTGAAGGTGATCCAGGCCTAATGGTTCTCAGTCTACATACAATattcaattttataaaaaatgataAGAGTTCTGATGAATTTGAAGTTACTTGTTCCTACCTTGAAGTCTACAATGAggtaatattaaatattagattATTAATAACATGTTATTATGTTAATCTCTTACCAAAACTATAttctaattttatttatttttaataaaaatgaaaaacaggTAATCTATGATCTTCTTGAAAAATCATCTGGTCATTTGGAACTCAGAGAGGATCCAGAACAAGGGATAATTGTAGCTGGCCTTAGATGCATCAAGGTTAAATATCTTTTTCTTGGCTTACTTTATTTTCCcaatttatataaattaaaatatattaattaatagggttaatctcataaaagaccttatattttgtgttctttttcggattaaacctcaactttattttttgcctgaaaaagaccttgcattttttattttttccgaGAAAACCCCTCTAACCTTCTATCTGCTTCCAAACAGGCCCTCAACTTTTTAGTTTTTACCCAAAAGACCCTCGCATTTTACaattattttggaaaaaaaaacgaCTTAAAGGGCCAGATCGggaaaaatggaaaaaaataCAAGGTaggcaaaaaataaatttgaggtttaatccggaaaaagCACAAAATAGAAGGTCtttttatgagattaaccctaattaatattaatatttaataaatataagagtaaattacacgaatagtccctatggttGGGGGTAGTTTAcaagtttggtccctaacttatgtttttaactcggaaggtctttacagtttgtttttgtgcgcgtttggtctctatcttacctaaaaatactattttgcccttgattttttttaaatttatttaaataaacacatccCCAACCCCACTTCCACCTCACCTTATCTTACCTTATCTACCCCATCTTatttaaacaaattaaaaaatcaagggcaaaatagtctttttaggtaacacAGGGACCaatcgcgtaacaaaaacaaactgtaaaGACCTTCCGAGttgaaaaaataagttagggaccaaacatgtaaaATACCcccaaccatagggaccattcgtgtaatttactctaaatataaatattttcctTTTGTTTTAGGTCAACTCAGCTGACAGGATTCTTGAGCTTTTAAATATGGGAAACAGTAGGCGAAAAACAGACAGCACAGATGCTAATGAAACATCATCACGGTGAGTTATACTCCTAATTATTCATAatgtattttcatgttttctgtttgtaattactaaaataccctttttgtttttctgaaatAGGTCACATGCAGTTTTGGAAATAACTGTGCTTAGAAAGCAGAAAAAGAAATATCGTAGTCAAGTCATACGTGGTAAACTTGCACTTGTGGATCTTGCTGGAAggtataataaaataaatatgattCTATTTCTTcccaaaattttatataaaaaaaaatgttttactcctaaaaatatatataaaaaaattgcaGTGAGCGAGCTTCTGAAACAAACAGTGGTGGACAAAAACTAAGAGATGGTGCGAATATAAACCGATCGCTTCTTGCTTTAGCAAATTGTATAAATGCTTTGGGAAAACAACAGAAAAAAGGTCTTGCATATGTCCCTTATCGCAACAGGTAtgaaatttcaaaatttcaaacttattagggttaatctcataaaagaccttatattttgtgtgtgtgtttctagATTAAGCctcaaactttattttttttcatgaaaaagacCTTggacattttcatttttttcaatttggccctttgtcattttttttttttcagaaaaaacttgtaaaatgtgaGGGTGTTTTTTGGAAACAACTAAAAAAGTTGAGGTTTTTTCAGAAACATCTAAAAAGTTGAGGGTTTTTTCTGAAACTACTAAAAACTTTGAGGGTTTTTTCTGAAACAACTAAAAGAGTTGAGGGTTTTTTTGGGAACAACTAAAAAAATTGAGGGTTTTTTCTGAAACTACTAAAAACTTTGAGGGTTTTTTTCTGAAACAACTAAAATAGTTGAGGGTTTTTTTGGAAACAACTAAAAAATTGAGGGTTTTTTCTGAAACTACTAAAAACTTTGAGGGTTTTTTTTCTGAAACAACTAAAAGAGTTGAGGGTTTTTTGGAAACAACTAAAAAAGTAGAGGGTTTTTTCTGAAACTACTAAAAACTTTGAGGGTTTTTTCTGAAACAACTAAAAGAGTTGAGGGTTTTTAGGGGTTAATTtaataaaagaccttatattttgtgttttttttggaTTAAGCCACAACTTTATTCTTTTCATGAAAAAGAAGTtgcattttttcattttttctgatCTGCCCCTTttagtcatttttctctaaaaaaagttgtaaaatgtGAAGGTTTTTTTCaggaaaaactaaaaaagttgaggatttatttggaaacatttagaagtttgagggtttttttttcggaaaaaagAGAAAGTCGAGGGTTTTTTCGgaaaaaatataaggtcttttttcATGAAAGAAAAATAAAGATGAGGTTTGATccggaaaaaacacaaaatataaggtcttatTAAATTAACCCTTTTTTCAGAAACAATTAGAAGGTCGAGggtttttttcggaaaaaaaaaacaaagttgagggtttttttcggaaaaattgaaaaaatacaaggttttttttcaagaaaaaaagaaagttgaggtttaatccggaaaaaccacaaaatataaggtcttttatgagaCTAACCCAATTTATCATAACTCTATAAAGTATTAATTCATTTGTGTTTATTgtcttctctctttttttttttttagcaaATTGACACGGATTCTTAAAGTTGGATTAAGTGGAAATTCACAAACAGTCATGATTGCAACTATATCACCTGCAGATAATCAATATCATCACACCATTAATACTCTAAAATATGCTGATCGAGCTAAAGAAATTAAAACTCATATTCAGGTAAATTATACATAcatttgattaaatataatacaatataaaaataaatgattttatttattatattctttTTCTTCAGAAAAATATCGGCACGGTTGATACACATGTATCGGATTATCAGCGTATGATTGACAGTCTTCAGGTAAGCtattttgataaattttaaagtaagttacagaaatggtccctgtggttcaGTTTGTTGCAGAAATGGTCCCTATCACTAACACCGTTAAAAATGGCTGTTAATTCATTGTAAAATGACAAGTTTTACCCCATAGATTATAAACACAACaaaaagggcaaaatggtcattaaaTTTAATGCCTGATTTTAACAAACTTGCAacaaattgaaaaccacaacGATTGGCCATGACGCTATGTAATGAAATGCAAAGTTGGACTAAAGTTGTAATTTCCACTATACCACAGGGACCGTTTctgtaatatattataagtttagtaattttttttttcacagaATGAAGTTAGTCAGTTGAAGACACAATTAGCTGAAAAGGAATCACAGTTAAGCACAAAACCTACTGAAAGACACGTGGATGATGAATTATCATGGCTGAATATATTAAGCCAAGAAACAAGTGAAAATGTCCAAGAACGAATAAATTTACAAAAAGCTTTGTTTGAATTAGAAGAAACCAATCTCAGAAATCGAACTGAATTACAACATCTTGATGATGGAATCGCAAAAC
The genomic region above belongs to Lactuca sativa cultivar Salinas chromosome 4, Lsat_Salinas_v11, whole genome shotgun sequence and contains:
- the LOC111906379 gene encoding kinesin-like protein KIN-8B, producing the protein MPSIRAPATKKATTLTVAVKCRPLTEKERGRDIVRVNNNKEVVILDPDLSKDYLDRIQNRTKERRYAFDHAFPPDSTNSDVYERSISSTISGVVHGLNATVFAYGSTGSGKTYTMVGTEGDPGLMVLSLHTIFNFIKNDKSSDEFEVTCSYLEVYNEVIYDLLEKSSGHLELREDPEQGIIVAGLRCIKVNSADRILELLNMGNSRRKTDSTDANETSSRSHAVLEITVLRKQKKKYRSQVIRGKLALVDLAGSERASETNSGGQKLRDGANINRSLLALANCINALGKQQKKGLAYVPYRNSKLTRILKVGLSGNSQTVMIATISPADNQYHHTINTLKYADRAKEIKTHIQKNIGTVDTHVSDYQRMIDSLQNEVSQLKTQLAEKESQLSTKPTERHVDDELSWLNILSQETSENVQERINLQKALFELEETNLRNRTELQHLDDGIAKQQAIENDGTVVRALMLRRQLVLDNIRDNDETGVIYQKEIEANEKRRCELQEMIDEAISNNANKTYLRILSQYRLLGMTNTELQYEMAMRDQVIHNQRETQRNLWNLVMGLGLDEKQMLKLAAKQGITIEDWATVPSSSQQKMGQERSTGPRPGPSGYRDMPHTYCREEYHSSYYFTSNGSPSAYMRLSSRSSENWVGHRRSSFGEDGDHGSNRGPCGCNRLTDCKHMVMQPNVLNVSEIGPS